One part of the Anaerolineales bacterium genome encodes these proteins:
- a CDS encoding GAF domain-containing protein, which yields MSEPPRNTLPLNELQAVYAISRVVTETLDVDKALAEIVRLSRPVFIFDNAVLYLASESGALEPAFARAIGRGRSSEADSAWGEAAGFAAFREAQTVVTQPEPDPGADRLEQRSFLGLPLLAGGSAIGALVFVRFGGPTFTKAQINLAQYIAAHVTQVLEHRRLVERIGSLEAERRLSQLQSDFIATVSHELKTPLGFIKGYSTTLLRPDASWKLEDQKEFLTIIDEEADRLVELVDNLLDSSRLQNGSLDIDIRPVDLAAVIEENIERLRVRFPALDIRWAPPSEDSTVEADARRLGQVLENLASNVAKYAVNGPLQIGLQLSDDEATLTVSDSGPGIPPQHREQVFERFYRLPASKELARGSGLGLYICKQIVLAHGGEISLVKTKGRGAEFIIRLPRHTRVPLAEHKEGTK from the coding sequence ATGAGCGAGCCGCCGCGCAACACGCTGCCTTTAAATGAATTGCAGGCCGTGTATGCCATCAGCCGCGTCGTAACCGAGACGCTGGATGTGGATAAGGCGCTGGCTGAGATCGTGCGTCTTTCCCGCCCGGTGTTCATCTTTGATAACGCCGTGTTGTACCTGGCTAGCGAAAGCGGCGCCCTGGAGCCGGCCTTCGCCCGCGCCATCGGCCGCGGGCGATCCTCTGAGGCTGACTCGGCCTGGGGCGAGGCGGCCGGGTTCGCCGCCTTCCGCGAGGCTCAGACCGTGGTCACCCAGCCGGAGCCTGACCCGGGCGCCGACCGCCTCGAGCAGCGCTCCTTCCTTGGCTTGCCGCTGCTGGCGGGCGGCAGCGCCATCGGGGCGCTGGTGTTCGTGCGCTTTGGCGGGCCTACCTTCACCAAGGCCCAGATCAACCTGGCGCAGTACATTGCGGCCCACGTCACCCAGGTGCTGGAGCATCGTCGCCTGGTGGAGCGCATCGGCAGCCTGGAGGCTGAGCGTCGTTTGAGCCAACTGCAGTCAGACTTCATTGCCACCGTATCGCATGAGCTTAAGACCCCGCTGGGCTTCATCAAGGGCTACTCCACCACGCTGCTCCGGCCAGACGCCAGCTGGAAGCTGGAAGACCAGAAAGAGTTCCTGACCATCATTGACGAGGAAGCTGACCGCCTGGTGGAATTGGTGGACAACCTGCTTGACTCCTCACGGCTGCAGAACGGCAGCCTGGATATAGACATTCGCCCAGTCGATCTGGCGGCGGTCATCGAAGAGAACATCGAGCGCCTGCGCGTGCGCTTCCCGGCGCTGGACATTCGCTGGGCGCCGCCCAGCGAAGACAGCACCGTGGAAGCCGATGCGCGCCGGCTGGGCCAGGTGTTGGAGAACCTGGCCAGCAACGTCGCCAAATACGCCGTCAATGGCCCGCTGCAGATCGGCTTGCAACTGAGTGACGATGAGGCCACCTTGACCGTTAGTGACAGCGGGCCAGGTATTCCGCCGCAACACCGCGAGCAGGTGTTCGAACGCTTTTATCGTTTGCCTGCCAGCAAAGAGCTGGCGCGCGGCAGCGGTTTAGGGTTATATATATGTAAGCAGATCGTTCTTGCGCATGGGGGCGAGATCAGCCTGGTTAAGACAAAGGGCAGGGGAGCTGAATTCATCATTCGCTTGCCGCGGCATACGCGCGTACCGCTGGCTGAGCACAAAGAGGGTACAAAATGA
- a CDS encoding ATP-binding protein, whose translation MPRLGDSLVEKGLLTQAQLQQALAYQKERRGEGERVLLGQALVDLGLIDRQKLDAAVTEQIAQLQEALHQSNLLLEQRVQERTAELQEALNKLTELNRMKNDFISNVSHELRTPLAHMVGYIDLLSAEALGTVTDDQRSALGVLEKSYKRLASLIDNLLFLSFDTAETLHLEPRPVDLVTLFGQVIDQYQARASNENISLTQDVPPSLPLAQADINRLEWALGQLVDNALKFNSRDGRVHINARQEGSRIEVAVADTGIGIPADKLQEIFEPFHQLDSSSTRRHAGTGIGLTLARRIIEGHGARLLVESLPGKGSRFSFSLPVSAAA comes from the coding sequence GTGCCGCGCCTGGGCGACAGCCTGGTCGAAAAAGGCCTGTTGACCCAGGCCCAACTGCAGCAGGCCCTGGCCTACCAGAAAGAGCGGCGTGGCGAGGGCGAGCGTGTGCTGCTTGGCCAGGCCCTGGTGGACCTGGGGCTGATCGACCGCCAGAAGCTGGACGCGGCGGTGACCGAGCAGATCGCCCAGCTGCAGGAAGCCCTGCACCAGAGCAACCTACTGCTGGAGCAGCGCGTGCAGGAACGCACGGCCGAGCTGCAGGAAGCGCTGAACAAGCTGACCGAGCTCAACCGCATGAAGAATGACTTCATCTCCAATGTGTCGCACGAGCTGCGGACCCCGCTGGCGCACATGGTGGGCTATATTGACCTGCTTTCGGCTGAGGCGCTGGGCACGGTGACCGATGATCAACGCTCGGCCTTGGGCGTGCTGGAGAAATCGTACAAGCGGCTGGCCAGCTTGATCGATAACCTGCTATTCCTCTCGTTCGATACCGCTGAGACCCTGCATCTGGAGCCTAGGCCGGTGGATCTGGTGACCCTGTTCGGGCAGGTGATCGATCAGTACCAGGCGCGCGCCAGCAATGAGAACATCAGCCTGACCCAGGATGTGCCCCCCAGCCTGCCGCTGGCCCAGGCCGACATCAACCGACTGGAGTGGGCGCTGGGCCAGCTGGTGGACAATGCCCTCAAGTTCAATTCGCGGGATGGCCGCGTACATATCAACGCCCGCCAGGAAGGCTCGCGCATCGAAGTGGCCGTGGCCGACACCGGCATTGGCATCCCTGCGGACAAGCTGCAGGAGATCTTTGAGCCCTTCCACCAGCTGGATAGCTCCAGCACCCGCCGGCATGCCGGCACCGGCATTGGCCTTACGCTGGCCCGGCGCATCATCGAGGGGCATGGGGCCAGGCTGCTGGTGGAATCACTGCCGGGCAAGGGTTCGCGCTTTTCGTTCAGTCTACCGGTGTCGGCAGCAGCATGA
- a CDS encoding response regulator transcription factor, whose product MNERILIVDDEPRFVRLIEANLQTEGYQVLKASNGRQAVEESAAHKPDMVLLDVMMPEMDGFQACARIREFSNVPIIMLTAKGDEDQRIKGLNLGADDYIVKPFSAGEMLARVRSVLRRAKTASQEAGETVFTRGNLQIDFARAEVRLEGELVSLSATEYRLLLQFAHAAGRILTAEDLLRNVWGEEYSEEKEILWVSISRLRQKLEKDPKQPEMIVTHSGAGYSMP is encoded by the coding sequence ATGAATGAGCGCATACTAATTGTTGACGACGAGCCACGCTTTGTTCGCCTGATCGAGGCCAACCTGCAAACGGAGGGCTATCAGGTGCTCAAGGCTTCCAACGGCAGGCAGGCGGTGGAGGAAAGCGCCGCGCACAAGCCGGACATGGTGCTGTTGGACGTCATGATGCCGGAGATGGATGGCTTCCAGGCTTGCGCCCGTATCCGTGAATTCTCCAACGTGCCCATCATCATGCTGACTGCCAAGGGCGATGAGGACCAGCGCATCAAGGGGCTGAACCTGGGGGCTGACGATTACATCGTCAAGCCGTTCTCGGCCGGCGAAATGCTGGCGCGGGTGCGCTCGGTGCTGCGCCGCGCCAAGACCGCCTCGCAAGAGGCGGGCGAGACGGTCTTCACCCGTGGCAACCTGCAAATTGACTTTGCGCGGGCTGAAGTGCGCCTGGAGGGCGAGCTGGTCTCGCTCTCGGCCACCGAGTACCGCCTACTGCTCCAGTTTGCCCATGCTGCCGGGCGCATTTTGACCGCTGAGGATCTGTTGCGCAACGTGTGGGGCGAGGAGTACAGCGAAGAGAAAGAGATCCTGTGGGTCAGCATCTCGCGGCTGCGCCAAAAGCTGGAGAAGGACCCCAAACAGCCAGAAATGATCGTTACCCACTCTGGTGCAGGGTACTCAATGCCCTAG
- a CDS encoding helix-turn-helix domain-containing protein yields MSQDQAIQLRSKIIGVLLRDARLAAGKSLKQVADVIGLSSGTLSAVERGANSLSLPELELLAFYLRIPIDHFWNEDIVSQDVSPADTMQAESLLALRHRTVAALLRQGRNQKNLSQKELSDRTNISPSRIRRYESGETPVPLPELEVLAATLGYPLDNFTDSSGPVGQWITQTKASAQFDELPRDMQEFLSNPDNRYYVELAQRLSDIPVERLRALVDTINNIVN; encoded by the coding sequence ATGAGTCAGGACCAGGCCATTCAGCTGCGCTCCAAGATCATCGGCGTGCTGCTGCGCGATGCACGGCTGGCCGCCGGCAAGTCCCTCAAACAGGTCGCCGATGTCATCGGCCTCTCGAGCGGCACGCTGAGCGCTGTCGAGCGCGGCGCCAACTCGCTCTCCCTGCCGGAGCTTGAGCTGCTCGCCTTCTACCTGCGCATCCCCATCGATCATTTCTGGAACGAAGACATCGTCTCGCAAGACGTCTCGCCCGCTGACACCATGCAGGCTGAGAGCCTGCTGGCGTTGCGCCACCGCACGGTGGCGGCGCTGCTGCGCCAGGGGCGCAACCAGAAGAACCTGAGCCAGAAAGAGCTGTCCGACCGCACCAACATCTCGCCCAGCCGCATCCGCCGCTACGAGAGCGGCGAGACGCCCGTGCCGCTGCCCGAGCTGGAGGTGCTGGCCGCAACGCTGGGCTATCCACTTGACAACTTCACCGATAGCAGCGGGCCGGTGGGCCAGTGGATCACTCAGACCAAGGCGTCAGCCCAGTTCGATGAGTTGCCGCGCGATATGCAGGAATTCCTCTCCAACCCAGACAACCGCTACTATGTCGAGTTGGCCCAGCGCTTGAGCGATATTCCCGTCGAGCGTTTGCGCGCCCTTGTCGACACGATCAACAACATCGTGAACTGA